CTCGCTTGCCTTAAGCACAGATGTTTGTACATTTATATCACCCTCTCCCCCGTGTGtggcgtgtgtctgtgtttgctTAGCCGCAGTGACCTGCAGGCATACTCACCCCGTTATAGAGATAGCCATTGTTGCGATTGATATCCATGGTGCGTACCGCAGGCATATCCGCTGTTTGCTGGAGCGCCTCGACGGCGCTGAGATCGATTTGTGGCTTCCGCTCTGCGTATGAAGGAGTTGCACTACGCAGCGAGAAGTGCGGTGAGGATTCGACTATCAGCTGTTCTACTCtctcctgctgttgctgttgacgtcGTGCTAGGAGCGGCGACTCTTTGGCGCTAAGGGTGCCCAAGGAACCGGCGTTCAACGGTTGATGCTTGTGTTCCACTGGCCACGTGTCGTTAGCTTTACAGTTAACGGTATCGTTGACTTTCCACTGACAACCCAGGCAAGCACAGCTGTTCTCAATGCTACTGTCACTATTTACCGCATCAAGGTGAGTGACCGACTTGGACTTCTCCACAGACGCTAGTTGGCCGTGCTCTGCCAAAGAATCGCAAAGGTTGCGGCGTCCAGCTGAGGATGAGACAACGCTGCAGCGTATAACGCTGGTTGCCATGCAGCGAGCGAGCGCCTGGAAAGCTGGCTGGTCCTCTTGGGTGTGGGAACAGTTGTGCCTTGGGGGTGGGGTAGGGTGAGAACAGTTGATGCGTGTGTTATTGCTCTTTAGACTTTGACAAATAGTCGGGCTATTGTTGATACGTTTTTATCACACACTTCGCTTCTCTTGTCTTCTGCTTCCAGTCAAGGTCATTCGCACGCGCTTTATCTACATATGCTCACACGcatgtgtgcgtatgtgtgtgtgtggctgatTGGCAAGTGTTTTGTTTAACTAATGCCAGAGCAATGCTGTTTCTTTTATTCACATTACGCTCTCCTCGCGCACTTTCAGGGACAGCAACATGTGGTTGGTTGCTGCTTGTCGAAACACAATCGAAAAATGTTCTATCGCCcgtctctttcgctctctctcactctccctccTCTATATCGCGCTTTATTTAAACGGTAATTAAAGCGCTTGCACTTGAACCTTTGCAGCGTTGTCGCGTACTTATCacaaattgcattcaatttttattgcaattgggAATTTGAGGGAAAAGGTTATCGTTTCTTTTAATGCGATTTTGAGGTTTATTGAACTCACGATTTTTGGCCAATTGCTGCACTTTTGACCAAATGTCAACAGTAAACTGGTTTTATAGAAGTGGAGCAACAAATTAAGCGACAAACTGTTTAGCATTCACttcaacacacatacaaacacacgtATATTACATAAGgttttattgtattaattgttgttatcgttgttgttgctccttgACGTTAATATCGTATCacgaaaattaaattcacaCACGTACAAAGAGAGAAACACGCAAAAACAACGCTCGCTTTATTTTACATGAGCGGGAgcaataacaaacacaaaatacacgAGCGCAACACGTCCACACGCCGTTGCATTCAATTGTGAACTGAACGAAAGCTTAAAACTGAGAGCTTTGCAGTCAGCGAAACGGTTATGCTGCCTAACCGTTAAACCGTTTGAGCAGACGCGCGCCACTTTGCACTCGAAGAGCACGGACGtttctctttcgcttttaAATGTGAAGCTTTTCCAATTGGTAATTGAAATTAcacattcattaattaaaaagcaataattgtaattgtaattaaattctCCAGAAAATatgcaatcaaaaaaaaatcatttaaatctgttatcgaaatattttatattttcaacaacCGCCTTTTTACAATTActtaagaaatattattaatcatCTATAAAACTaagaatttcatttacaacaaattatatCTAATTTAATGCAATGCCTAGGAATATCTGTtccaatatttaaatttataactgCCTCAAAGTAGAATGCAATTCACTTCTGCATTATTTAGGGTTAGTTTTCAGtgtattaacaaatatttaagtgACTAGTGGAAAAATGGATCGAATGCTCAACATTCGTCTCAACATTTTCGATGCGggcttatttattttgtagtagTAACTGTGCTTCTCCCTTATTTTGTGCTTTCATCCTTAACAACTGGCTGCGGGATTTGCTTAAGTCCTTCGCGCTGCTTCTTTTGTGCCAACATGAAGTGGGAAACATTCTCATAGACCAGTAATGTGATCATACAGGCGGGCACCACTCGGATCACGCTAGCCTGGAGTCCCTTGTAAAAGCCACGAGCGCCCTCATATCTgcaatgaaaagcaaaacatgGTTGATGGGATGAGTAAGAATGAGTGTTTAAGGATCTAAGCTACTTACAATGCCTGCATTTCAAGTTTAGCAAAGAGATTCTGCACAATTTACGTGCACTTAAGTGTTTAGTGTAGTTAGTTAAGTCTTAATGTTTTTTCTAGATTTTATTACTTACTATTGCCACAGGCGAGTTGTTCATGCCCCAAGCCCGAAATGGCGAAATGAAAAGACTCGTATTGAAGACTTTGGGGAAACTCTTTAGTTTGGTTTCttggcattttaatatttgtgtacTTAGGATTGTTTTCTTTcgttctttctttcatttttcattttggtatctttttttttttgtattgtatactTTTATctcatttttctcttttctggTTTTGTTCACAATGCTTTTcgtttcacatttttataagTAAGTTGCTTATGTGCTCATAAATGTCAATTTGTTATTCTTATAtccaaaaaaaattcatttgcaaaattatgaagaatctttttgccaaaaacgaaaatgagGCTTAACATTAAGATGaacatatttacatttgtttacttacaaattaaaatataaataatttagctaaactaaactaaaagttgttatgaaatttgatttcactttgttttttttttgtaaggaCAACAAGTTTCGAATCATTTTTAGTAGTTATACTAACGCTGGAATTATCTTAACACACACTTAGTCATGTCTAtcaactaaaacaaaattataaatcataaatcatagaagataattcaaaatatgataacgtttgtttttgtcatttgttgCTACGCATAATATTTTGTGGCAAAAATTATTGATAGAATTAGATTCGTATTCGTATATTCAATAAGTGCTTAAATtcagatgttgttgttgttgtagattGTGTGGCTAATGAGGATAACTAAGTGCTAAGTGCTTTACTAGTTGTACGATGGATTATAATACTCTAGCTGGTCAGCTTTTCCCAAATGAGCATAACCATGCAAATGTTGGGGGTTACATGGACCAGATACGGCACGAGTCCCTTATAGAAACCGCCCATGCGTTCGTACCTCCAAGTCTGTCTGATGCAGTCCCAGGTGCCGCTGtagcgatgatgatgatcctGCAGACGTGCCCGCACCACCTGATATGGATATGTCATCGCGGCGGCAATCAGCTTCGATATGGCGGCGAATGCCAAGTATTCGCTTGTGGCCTGTGGACGCACGCAGCGTGTGTGTATAAGAAAAAAGTCAGTCAAAGTCGAATCAAATGTGGGCCACTTGCCAAAATGCTGCCCCCACCACCAATGGATATATGCTATCTATATAGACGTGTACatctatatagatatatgcTATCCATTTGGTGACACGCGCACTTTGGTCATGTGATGTGTGTTTGCTATTGAATTACACTCACCAATTTTGTGTCAATGGGCAGCTTGCGATATTCGTTATAGGCATTCTTCATCTCCTCATAGGTCATAAACTGTATGGCGCCATGCGAGACACCCAGCATGCCAGGCACAAAGCCTCTGTACAAGCCACGCATACCCTCCACCCGGTAGATCTCGGCCAGCGCATGCATCATGCCCCGATATCCGGCGGTGTTTGACGAATCGCACTGCAGACAGAGACGCGTCTTCACCACCCAAATGGGATTAGTCAGCAGCAATGTGAGAGCGCCAGACTCGGCGGCGGCCAGCATATGCATGGCGGGGCCCAGGGGCATGGTCGAGTTGCCGCCCTGAATGAATGTCTTGATGCTGTTGTAGCTGTAGCACAAAAGGAAACTCAATGTTAGACAAGCACACAAGATTAGTAGACCGAAGTTGATAACTTACAACAAGAAGTAGAGGCCCCAAGAGGAACCTGAACCCCAGACATTTGGTGTGACACCCTTGTAGAGACCACGGAAACCTTCCTGCCGGAAAATGGTGGTAAACGCGCTGCCCAAGCCGCGATACTGTGGCACTGTCGCAGTGCGTCCATCGTTCACTGTAAtggaaaatataaacaaagttcgtaaatgataaatgctagtatttggtttttttatgAGTATTTGTTGATTTAGGTGTCTAGACATAGACCTTGAGATTGGGGACAGAccgaaagagacagagagagacagcgagtCAAATGTCGCGTCAATCGATAGTGGTGAAAACCAGTTGCCACTTGACTGGATGCTTCTGCTTTGTGAATCATCAATCTTTAAACAGctgttttcgtattttttttttggcaatgcgTGGCAACTGTACGCTATCCAGTTCAGGCAGTTGTTGACTTCAGGCCCTGTCTGGCTAATGGCCggaatatcaacaacaacaacaagtgcagcaacaagttgttttcgctgctgcttctgatgttattgttgttttggctaGAAGAGAGATAGCGCTAATTACACGCGGCGGATGTGATAAGAGCCAGTGAAAataagctgttgctgttgctattgctgttgttggatGGGCATTAGCATGCCATTACTTAGTACATTccttatttgttatttataaaccgcaataacaacaaatctCCCTAATAACATTTGCTGACGCTGGCGATCTTGCCTGACAACAGCGCCTTCGTCAAAACAACCTGCATTAGAGGGGCTCGTCTTGTTTGCTTTGCCTGCTTGCTTGCGTCTATATTTAGCTCACGCAGCTCAGGCAGCTTTCGCTAGAATTATTGCGCTACACTACTATACTTTAACCTTGAGATAGCCTACATCTAAAGATGCCATCACTGCTACAACCGGTAATGGCAAGCAACGGTTACTTTCGATATATTTCGATAACAGCTGATGACGGCGCCCTTCGATTGCGCGTGCATGTGTGGGTACACGCATGGCAACAACACAATCGATCGAAACTGCAAATAGCAACCGGTTCACccaatgcgtgtgtgtgtgtgcgagtaaACTGACAGTTGCGACAACCGTTGCCGTTAAAATGCTGACACGATATGTACAGTCAACAACACGTTCGTCACGTGATTTGCTCGAGTCGAGTGCAAAAAGATAAACAAGTTTTTGTGTCCATCGCTGacgtttgctttttattgtttttcccCCTTCTTGCCTAACACAACCCCAGATGCGTCACAATTCGGCTTGCGCGTGGCTGTtttggtatgtgtgtgtgtattttggtTGCGAATTCTAAGCAATAGATGGCGTCAGCATACGCTTTTACTGTTGCCCCCATACAGATGATCGAGTGAATTCTATGGTACGAttcttatttgtatttgttttctcttttttcgcGTAAACAACTTGATTTCAattctgttattgttgttaagaCGCTTGTCCGATTTCAATGATAATCAaccaaatatgtaaatattttgcatttgcactcGGTATTCACGCTTTTTGGCGTTTaaacaagtttattttatatgtatgtgaaatGTTAACTAAGCAGAAACCATTTAAtgcaattcaaaatattgaGTTTATAAACCCGttcccattgttgttgtttacatttaattgaattaagacTGCAAAAATACGGAAACATTGTATACGCTTTTTAGCGAGGACAACTATGAAAACGCGAGATAGAgcgaacaataacaataagagCAGTGAATACGCTGAGTCATCAGTTTATACAGTGCTAAACAGTTAATATCGATCTTTGTACAGTAAGCCCataaaaaattttgcaaataaacaacaatatggCCATATACcatagtatagtattttttagggGGCGTGGTGCCACGGATGTTGATAGCACTTATCACACTCCCCatttttctgtgtgtgaatTGATAAGGCCAAAAATGGAACACAATCGGTCACGATTTGCAAAATTCTgtcaacaaattaataaataattctcaCACAGTCTCAAAGAAAATCcagaaaacattaaaaatgcactATTGCTCtggcaatttgtttgcttaagtAATTTTCTCGCAGCCATGGAAAATTTTGCAGCTGCATGTTCTGATAAGAAAtgcagcgacaacgacgacgacgccatAAAAGCTGCTCACGTGCCAGACacaatccacacacacacacacatgaacacaATCCAAACAACGCGTGAGTAAAGGAGACAGCAgacaatatgaaatatatgcCAAGTGTATGCTAGGGAGTTGGACTGTGGATAGTGTTTGTTACTCACCAGCAAAGCGAATTTTGATAAGATCCAATGGATGCAGTATGAGCGTCGATGCAACTCCGCCAGACACTCCGGCAACCAAATGCTCGTACTTCACGTGCGAGAATAcgttaaatttgaatttgttgggACTGCTCGCGGTTGTGCTTGCATTCATTTTGCTGcctttatttttggtattttattttatataaaaaaatttattttgttccgagcttttttttgactttgaatttgaatatttgtaatttcaacTTCAATTCAGCGTAATCACTTTCGATTTCCTTTGTGCTCtatcactctctctttctaactttctacaatatttgtgcaatttacaattgtaCTAAGTATACGTATTATTTACAATCTTTGGCATTTAGCAGCTTGCAAGAAGTTCAATCGAAAAAGTCACAGCAACTCGTTACACATGGCcgcaatttcaattgatgaATTTGGCTTGTTGCTAGGCGCCgatttgttgtcgttgtcgttcttgacgctgttgcttttgtggtttttgctgcttttacTGCTGCTACTTGAACATTTCTgcctttgttttgttgccgAGCACATATTTTCTCTTTGGCCAATTCAATaacttcagttcagttttgcAAGTTTTCTTACTCTGCtcttgtttactttgctcAATACATTCACATCTGTGTGTATTAGGTGATGAAATATATCTCAATCTGTAGTGAGACGTCTGAGTCTGagtgctttgctttgttataTGATTAGCTGAAAATGACTTTCgacttttgccatttgcttaTGTAATCTACGCGCAGTGCATTTTCGTGTCGATTCCCACAATTTAGACTTTGACTAGTTCCTTCCGCTTGATTGTATCAATTCACTATTGCAAAATACACGTGAAGCCGATTAAATAATGCTggcttattttatttgaatgcgcgtgtacaatttattttcaggCACGCTCTCACTGCCTATTTAGCCGAAGTTAACCGAACAACGATGAAAACACGAATGAGTCGTTTGTCTGCCCGATTGGGCTTTTTGTAGTTGCTTGCTGTGTCGTTGAAACCTATTCGATTTTTAATCGATTTTAATCATTTCTGTTGTCGATTTCCATGTTTCGTTTAGATCAGTGTGACCGGTAGCTACATTTTACGAACTAATAGCTGGTTACACTGTGCTAGCGGTGGCACAAATCCAAATCGAAGTTTCTCAAATGCCATTATTTTTATAGGAAATATAGGCTTTTGTGAGTAAGCTTATACAGTTTAATTTTGTCATTCATTTAAGTAATATGtcaatttatgtaaaatt
This is a stretch of genomic DNA from Drosophila albomicans strain 15112-1751.03 chromosome 3, ASM965048v2, whole genome shotgun sequence. It encodes these proteins:
- the LOC117568909 gene encoding mitochondrial folate transporter/carrier is translated as MNASTTASSPNKFKFNVFSHVKYEHLVAGVSGGVASTLILHPLDLIKIRFAVNDGRTATVPQYRGLGSAFTTIFRQEGFRGLYKGVTPNVWGSGSSWGLYFLFYNSIKTFIQGGNSTMPLGPAMHMLAAAESGALTLLLTNPIWVVKTRLCLQCDSSNTAGYRGMMHALAEIYRVEGMRGLYRGFVPGMLGVSHGAIQFMTYEEMKNAYNEYRKLPIDTKLATSEYLAFAAISKLIAAAMTYPYQVVRARLQDHHHRYSGTWDCIRQTWRYEGARGFYKGLQASVIRVVPACMITLLVYENVSHFMLAQKKQREGLKQIPQPVVKDESTK